Proteins encoded together in one Kutzneria kofuensis window:
- a CDS encoding cold-shock protein produces MAQGNVKWFNSEKGFGFIAQDGGGPDVFVHYSEIQGSGFKTLDEGQRVEFEIGQGQKGPQAQSVRAI; encoded by the coding sequence ATGGCGCAGGGCAATGTGAAGTGGTTCAACAGCGAAAAGGGCTTCGGGTTCATCGCGCAGGACGGTGGCGGTCCCGACGTCTTCGTGCACTACTCGGAGATCCAGGGTAGCGGCTTCAAGACCCTGGACGAGGGTCAGCGCGTCGAGTTCGAGATCGGCCAGGGCCAGAAGGGCCCGCAGGCCCAGAGCGTCCGCGCCATCTGA
- a CDS encoding sarcosine oxidase subunit gamma: protein MGEGHTTTVELREVDLPHQVDLRVDPVGPAVTRIGELLGTPLPVVPNTGSEAVLWLGPDQWLVFGATEAQLRAALGDTPGSVVDVSANRVALELSGADAREVLEQGCSIDLHPRAFGPGRCAQTMLARANVVLYQVDDAPTYRLLVRPSFAGYLTSWLRDALTAVG from the coding sequence ATGGGTGAGGGCCACACCACGACCGTCGAGCTGCGCGAGGTCGACCTGCCGCACCAGGTCGACCTGCGGGTCGATCCCGTCGGCCCGGCGGTGACCCGGATCGGGGAGCTGCTCGGCACGCCGCTGCCGGTGGTGCCGAACACCGGCTCCGAGGCCGTGCTGTGGCTCGGACCCGACCAGTGGCTGGTGTTCGGCGCGACCGAAGCCCAGCTGCGGGCCGCGCTCGGCGACACCCCCGGTTCCGTCGTGGACGTCTCGGCCAACCGAGTGGCCCTGGAGCTGTCCGGGGCAGACGCCCGTGAGGTGCTGGAGCAGGGCTGCTCGATCGACCTGCACCCGCGCGCCTTCGGCCCGGGCCGGTGCGCGCAGACCATGCTGGCCCGCGCCAACGTGGTGCTCTACCAGGTCGACGACGCGCCGACGTACCGGCTGCTGGTGCGACCCTCGTTCGCCGGCTACCTCACGTCGTGGCTTCGGGATGCGCTGACGGCGGTGGGGTGA
- a CDS encoding 2Fe-2S iron-sulfur cluster-binding protein has protein sequence MRLPEGGRIDRTKPLRFTVDDIEYTGCAGDTLASAMIANGLLEVAPSTYRGRPRGIFAAGVDEPNALVQLDDPMQLATTVELVDGLAANLLSGKGRLTDTPDPARYDKRNVHCDVLVIGGGPAGVAAALAAGRTGARTILADEQRELGGSLLTENRLLDWLADAVEELDSLPETRVLTGTTAFGYYDQNFVALAEKHRVWHVRARRVVLATGAHERPLVFVDNDLPGIMLSSAVRQYVNRYAALPGENIVVATTNDSAYETAFDLADRTSAIVDSRPNPPAGLVSRARELGIEVLTGSVVRQALGTRRIGGVRVGDRLIACDLLAVSGGWNPAVHLFSQSQGKTRYDERVAAFVPDKSVQAQHIVGAANAVYDLAGCLDEGFRAGLEAARLTGFAGTLPEVPHTTTEATAPPEPVWFVDGPEDRQFVDLQRDATVADVRRATGAGMRSVEHVKRYTTIGTAHDQGKTAGFAAIGVIAQLLGASTPGGVGATTYRPPYTPVSFALLAGRDRGELHDPVRMTPMHDWHVRNGAVFENVGQWKRPWYYPRPGEDMKAAVLRECRAARTGVAVMDASTLGKIDIQGPDAGEFLNRMYTNAFAKLKVGHCRYGLLCKADGMVFDDGVVMRIAENRFLATTTTGNAAAVLDWFEEWAQTEWPDLKVWFTSVTEQWATIAVVGPQARTVMALVAPDVDCSAAAFEFMTFRDVELGDGTPARIARVSFSGELAFEIHVDGRHGARVWDAVMATGLPTPYGTETMHVLRAEKGYVIVGQDTDGTVTPHDLGMEWIVSPRKDFVGKRSYQRPDTSRPDRKQLVGLLPQNPDDLLPEGAQLIAPDTPLEPPVPMIGHVTSSYHSAALERTFALALVKGGRQLVGRTVLAPLADRTIAATVTEPIFYDPEGTRRDG, from the coding sequence ATGAGACTCCCCGAGGGCGGTCGAATCGACCGCACGAAGCCGTTGCGCTTCACCGTGGACGACATCGAGTACACGGGCTGCGCCGGCGACACGCTGGCGTCGGCGATGATCGCGAACGGGCTGCTGGAGGTCGCGCCGAGCACGTACCGGGGACGGCCGCGCGGGATCTTCGCGGCGGGCGTGGACGAGCCGAACGCGTTGGTGCAGCTGGACGATCCCATGCAGCTGGCCACGACCGTCGAGCTGGTCGACGGCCTGGCGGCAAACCTGTTGTCGGGCAAGGGAAGGTTGACCGACACGCCGGATCCGGCCCGGTACGACAAGCGGAACGTGCACTGCGACGTGCTGGTGATCGGCGGCGGCCCGGCGGGCGTCGCCGCGGCGCTGGCAGCGGGGCGGACCGGGGCGCGCACGATCCTCGCCGACGAGCAGCGCGAGCTCGGCGGCTCGCTCCTGACGGAGAACCGGCTGCTGGACTGGCTGGCCGACGCCGTCGAGGAGCTCGACTCCTTGCCGGAGACCAGGGTTCTCACCGGCACCACGGCATTCGGCTACTACGACCAGAACTTCGTTGCCCTGGCGGAAAAGCACCGCGTATGGCACGTTCGCGCACGGCGGGTGGTGCTGGCGACCGGCGCGCACGAGCGGCCGCTGGTGTTCGTCGACAACGACCTGCCGGGCATCATGTTGTCCTCGGCGGTCCGCCAGTACGTCAACCGGTACGCGGCGCTGCCGGGCGAAAACATCGTGGTCGCGACGACGAACGACAGCGCATACGAGACGGCGTTCGACCTGGCCGACCGTACATCGGCGATTGTAGACAGTCGACCGAATCCTCCGGCCGGGCTGGTCAGCCGGGCCAGGGAACTCGGCATCGAGGTGCTCACCGGCTCGGTGGTGCGGCAGGCGCTGGGCACGCGCCGAATCGGCGGCGTGCGGGTGGGCGACCGACTGATCGCCTGTGATCTGCTGGCGGTGTCCGGCGGCTGGAACCCGGCCGTGCACCTGTTCTCCCAGTCCCAGGGCAAGACCCGGTACGACGAGCGGGTCGCCGCCTTCGTGCCGGACAAGTCCGTGCAGGCGCAGCACATCGTGGGCGCCGCGAACGCCGTCTACGACCTCGCCGGCTGCCTGGACGAAGGCTTCCGAGCCGGCCTGGAGGCGGCACGGCTGACCGGATTCGCCGGCACCCTGCCGGAAGTTCCTCACACCACGACGGAAGCCACCGCACCCCCGGAACCGGTGTGGTTCGTGGACGGCCCGGAGGACCGCCAGTTCGTTGACCTGCAACGGGATGCGACCGTCGCCGACGTGCGCCGGGCGACCGGAGCGGGCATGCGGTCGGTGGAGCACGTGAAGCGGTACACCACCATCGGCACCGCACACGACCAGGGCAAAACCGCCGGGTTCGCGGCGATCGGCGTGATCGCGCAGCTGCTCGGGGCGTCCACGCCGGGTGGCGTTGGCGCCACGACCTACCGCCCGCCCTACACGCCGGTGTCGTTCGCCCTGCTGGCCGGTCGGGATCGAGGCGAGCTGCACGATCCCGTGCGCATGACGCCGATGCACGACTGGCATGTCCGCAACGGCGCGGTGTTCGAGAACGTCGGCCAGTGGAAGCGTCCCTGGTACTACCCGCGGCCCGGCGAGGACATGAAGGCGGCCGTGCTCCGCGAGTGCCGGGCCGCGCGCACCGGCGTCGCGGTGATGGACGCGTCCACCCTTGGCAAGATCGACATCCAGGGTCCGGACGCCGGCGAGTTCCTGAACCGCATGTACACCAACGCGTTCGCCAAGCTCAAGGTCGGCCACTGCCGGTACGGGCTGCTGTGCAAGGCCGACGGCATGGTGTTCGACGACGGCGTGGTCATGCGCATCGCCGAGAACCGGTTCCTGGCCACGACAACCACGGGTAACGCGGCCGCGGTGCTGGACTGGTTCGAGGAGTGGGCGCAGACGGAGTGGCCGGACCTCAAGGTGTGGTTCACCTCCGTCACCGAGCAGTGGGCGACGATCGCGGTCGTCGGACCGCAGGCCCGTACCGTGATGGCCCTGGTCGCGCCGGACGTGGACTGCTCGGCGGCGGCGTTCGAGTTCATGACGTTCCGCGACGTCGAGCTGGGCGACGGAACCCCGGCGCGGATCGCCCGGGTGTCGTTCTCCGGCGAGCTGGCCTTCGAGATCCATGTGGACGGCCGGCACGGCGCCCGCGTCTGGGACGCCGTGATGGCGACCGGACTGCCGACGCCGTACGGCACCGAAACCATGCACGTGCTGCGGGCGGAGAAGGGGTACGTGATCGTCGGCCAGGACACCGACGGCACGGTCACCCCGCACGACCTCGGCATGGAGTGGATCGTCTCGCCACGCAAGGACTTCGTCGGCAAGCGCTCGTACCAGCGGCCCGACACGTCCCGGCCGGACCGCAAGCAGCTGGTCGGCTTGCTGCCGCAGAACCCCGACGACCTGCTGCCCGAAGGCGCGCAGCTGATCGCGCCGGACACGCCGCTGGAGCCGCCGGTGCCGATGATCGGCCACGTGACGTCCAGCTACCACAGCGCCGCGCTGGAACGGACCTTCGCGCTGGCGCTGGTCAAGGGTGGGAGGCAGCTCGTCGGCCGGACCGTGCTGGCGCCGCTGGCCGATCGGACGATCGCCGCCACGGTGACCGAGCCGATCTTCTACGACCCGGAGGGGACGCGCCGAGATGGGTGA
- a CDS encoding DUF5997 family protein has translation MTSQKTPQTMKPATAAKKLGVYLEATPEEFRDGVVSRDELNELQANPPEWLRDLRRNGPHPRQVIASKLGVSIGGLARAGITEALTTAQIDELKESNPDWLVREREIQAEFRREQQQLKAKADKAG, from the coding sequence ATGACGTCGCAGAAGACACCCCAGACGATGAAGCCGGCGACCGCGGCGAAGAAGCTGGGCGTGTACCTGGAGGCCACGCCCGAGGAGTTCCGGGACGGGGTCGTGTCGCGCGACGAGCTGAACGAGCTGCAGGCCAACCCGCCGGAGTGGCTGCGCGACCTGCGCCGCAACGGCCCGCACCCGCGCCAGGTGATCGCGTCCAAGCTGGGCGTCTCCATCGGCGGCCTGGCCCGCGCCGGCATCACCGAGGCCCTGACCACCGCCCAGATCGACGAGCTGAAGGAGAGCAACCCCGACTGGCTGGTGCGCGAGCGCGAGATCCAGGCGGAGTTCCGGCGGGAGCAGCAGCAGCTGAAGGCCAAGGCCGACAAGGCGGGATGA
- a CDS encoding sarcosine oxidase subunit beta family protein, which translates to MSEHPDRLWRNPEPRSGYDVVIVGGGGHGLATAYYLAANHGIRRVAVLEKGWLAGGNMARNTTIIRSNYLWDESAAIYEHALKLWEGLSAELDYDILFSQRGVLNLAHTLQDVREGTRRVNANRLNGVDAQWLDPDEVRKFCPIVNTSPDVRYPVLGATLQPRAGIAKHDHVAWAFARKADELGVDLVQGCEVTGFLKDGNKVVGVETNLGPIGAGRVGLAAAGHSSVLASLAGVRLPVQSHPLQALVSELLEPVHPCVVMSNHVHVYVSQAHKGELVMGAGIDPYNSYAQRGSVHVIEQQMAAALELFPIFARAHVLRTWGGIVDVTPDASPIIGPTPVDNLFVNCGWGTGGFKATPASGWTYAHTLATGKAHPLNAPFALERFTTGALIDEHGAAAVAH; encoded by the coding sequence ATGTCCGAGCACCCCGACCGGCTGTGGCGGAATCCCGAACCCAGGTCCGGCTACGACGTGGTCATCGTCGGCGGTGGCGGGCACGGGCTGGCCACCGCGTACTACCTGGCGGCCAACCACGGCATCCGCAGGGTGGCGGTGCTGGAGAAGGGGTGGCTGGCGGGCGGGAACATGGCCCGGAACACGACGATCATCCGCTCGAACTACCTGTGGGACGAGAGCGCGGCGATCTACGAGCACGCCCTCAAGCTGTGGGAGGGCCTGTCCGCCGAGCTGGACTACGACATCCTGTTCAGCCAGCGGGGAGTGCTGAACCTGGCGCACACGCTGCAGGACGTCCGCGAGGGAACCCGCCGGGTGAACGCGAACCGGCTGAACGGGGTGGACGCGCAGTGGCTGGACCCGGACGAGGTCCGCAAGTTCTGCCCGATCGTCAACACCTCGCCGGACGTGCGCTACCCGGTGCTGGGCGCGACGCTGCAGCCGCGAGCGGGCATCGCCAAGCACGATCACGTGGCATGGGCGTTCGCGCGCAAGGCGGACGAGTTGGGCGTGGACCTGGTCCAGGGCTGCGAGGTCACGGGATTTCTCAAGGACGGCAACAAGGTCGTCGGGGTGGAGACGAACCTGGGGCCGATCGGCGCCGGCCGGGTCGGGCTCGCGGCGGCGGGGCACAGCAGTGTGCTGGCCAGCCTGGCGGGCGTGCGGCTGCCGGTGCAGAGCCATCCACTGCAGGCGCTGGTGTCGGAGCTGCTGGAACCGGTGCACCCGTGCGTGGTGATGTCGAACCACGTGCACGTCTACGTCAGCCAGGCGCACAAGGGCGAACTGGTCATGGGCGCGGGCATCGACCCGTACAACTCCTACGCGCAGCGCGGTTCGGTGCACGTGATCGAGCAGCAGATGGCGGCCGCGCTGGAGCTGTTCCCGATCTTCGCCCGGGCGCACGTGCTCCGCACCTGGGGCGGCATCGTCGACGTCACCCCGGACGCGTCGCCGATCATCGGCCCGACCCCGGTGGACAACCTCTTCGTCAACTGCGGCTGGGGCACCGGCGGTTTCAAGGCGACACCGGCCTCCGGCTGGACGTACGCGCACACGCTGGCGACCGGCAAGGCGCACCCGCTGAACGCGCCCTTCGCCCTGGAGCGGTTCACCACGGGGGCGCTGATCGACGAGCACGGCGCCGCGGCCGTCGCACACTAG
- a CDS encoding IclR family transcriptional regulator, with product MASSEGSAALVQSVDRAVSVLEFLALHGEMGITELAAELGVHKSTAFRLVSVLDSRGLVEQTGDRGKYRLGFGIVRLAGATAAQMDLSRESRPVCERLAAQVGETVNVAILDGGYAINVSQVRGNATVATINWVGQRTPLHATSSGKVLLANQPATIREELLARPLTMYTPRTIIDSGLLRAELDAALAAGWASTADELEIGLNAVAVPIRGMDGNVVAALSVSGPSYRLTTDRFAEVARLAADGAKEISHRIGHTG from the coding sequence ATGGCTTCAAGCGAGGGGTCGGCCGCACTCGTGCAGTCGGTCGACCGCGCGGTCTCCGTCCTGGAGTTCCTGGCCCTGCACGGCGAGATGGGCATCACCGAACTGGCCGCCGAGCTGGGGGTGCACAAGTCCACCGCGTTCCGGCTGGTGTCCGTGCTGGACTCCAGAGGGCTCGTCGAGCAGACCGGCGACCGCGGCAAGTACCGGCTCGGCTTCGGCATCGTCCGGCTGGCCGGGGCCACCGCCGCGCAGATGGACCTGTCCCGGGAGAGCCGTCCGGTGTGCGAGCGGCTGGCCGCCCAGGTCGGCGAGACCGTCAACGTCGCGATCCTCGACGGCGGCTACGCGATCAACGTCAGCCAGGTGCGGGGCAACGCCACCGTCGCCACCATCAACTGGGTCGGGCAGCGGACGCCGCTGCACGCCACCTCCAGCGGCAAGGTCCTGCTCGCCAACCAGCCCGCGACCATCCGCGAGGAACTGCTGGCCCGGCCCCTGACCATGTACACCCCTCGCACCATCATCGACTCCGGCCTGCTCCGCGCCGAGCTCGACGCCGCCCTCGCCGCCGGCTGGGCGAGCACCGCCGACGAGCTGGAGATCGGGTTGAACGCCGTGGCCGTGCCCATCCGCGGCATGGACGGCAACGTCGTGGCGGCGTTGAGCGTGTCCGGGCCGTCGTACCGGCTGACGACCGACCGGTTCGCCGAGGTCGCCCGGCTGGCGGCCGATGGCGCGAAGGAGATCAGCCACCGCATCGGCCACACCGGCTGA
- a CDS encoding sarcosine oxidase subunit delta: protein MLLIPCPWCGDRDETEFHYGGQAGVPYPERPAELSDEDWGEYLFVRDNPKGPFAERWSHAAGCRRWFSIVRDTATHEIVR, encoded by the coding sequence ATGTTGCTCATCCCGTGCCCCTGGTGCGGCGACCGCGACGAGACCGAGTTCCACTACGGCGGCCAGGCGGGTGTGCCGTACCCGGAGCGGCCGGCGGAACTGTCCGATGAGGACTGGGGCGAATACCTGTTCGTACGCGACAATCCGAAGGGCCCGTTCGCCGAACGCTGGTCGCACGCGGCCGGGTGCCGGCGCTGGTTCAGCATCGTCCGCGACACGGCGACACATGAGATCGTCCGATGA
- a CDS encoding alpha/beta fold hydrolase, translating to MESLTITLGEHVFDALAAGPADGDLVLLLHGYPEFADCWTEELTALGAAGYRAVAVDQRGYSPGARPTSVSDYTVDNLVSDALGFADSQGGGRFHLVAHDWGGAVAWTLAGAHSDRLKSLTVLATPHPQALHAAVQSDRDQYEKFAYIRLFRGNVGGAEQAVLADNGNRLRAAYGGRVSEELVERNVKRLSEPGVLTAALNWYRAVATDDLDIPAGRVSAPTLFVWGSEDQALGRTAAEATKDWVDGPYRFVELAGASHWLPEDSADKVIPLLLEHLAANKD from the coding sequence ATGGAATCACTGACGATCACGCTCGGCGAGCACGTGTTCGACGCGCTCGCCGCCGGTCCCGCGGACGGCGACTTGGTGCTGCTGCTGCACGGCTACCCCGAGTTCGCCGACTGCTGGACCGAGGAGCTCACCGCGCTGGGCGCGGCCGGCTACCGGGCTGTGGCCGTCGACCAGCGCGGCTACTCCCCCGGCGCGCGGCCCACGTCGGTTTCCGACTACACCGTGGACAACCTGGTGTCCGACGCCCTGGGCTTCGCCGACTCCCAGGGCGGCGGGCGCTTCCACCTCGTCGCCCACGACTGGGGCGGCGCCGTCGCGTGGACGCTGGCCGGTGCGCACTCCGACCGGCTCAAGTCCCTGACCGTGCTGGCCACGCCGCACCCCCAGGCCCTGCACGCCGCCGTGCAGTCCGACCGGGACCAGTACGAGAAGTTCGCCTACATCCGACTGTTCCGCGGCAACGTCGGGGGCGCCGAGCAGGCCGTCCTCGCCGACAACGGCAACCGGCTGCGGGCCGCCTACGGCGGCCGGGTGTCCGAGGAACTGGTGGAGCGCAACGTCAAGCGGCTCTCCGAGCCGGGAGTGCTGACCGCGGCGCTGAACTGGTACCGGGCCGTGGCCACCGACGACCTGGACATCCCCGCCGGCCGCGTGTCGGCGCCGACGCTGTTCGTCTGGGGCAGCGAGGACCAGGCGCTGGGACGGACCGCCGCCGAGGCCACCAAGGACTGGGTGGACGGGCCGTACCGGTTCGTCGAGCTGGCCGGGGCCAGCCACTGGCTGCCCGAGGACTCGGCGGACAAGGTGATCCCGCTGCTGCTGGAGCACCTCGCCGCGAACAAGGACTGA
- a CDS encoding LysR family transcriptional regulator substrate-binding protein, with protein sequence MTAPASFRLAYVPGVTPAKWVRTWQERMPSVPLTLVRVTAAAAEDAVRARDADAVLLRLPVDRTGLHAIPLYTETTVVVVPKDHFLAAADELTAADLADDVVLHPLDDVLEWTEPLPGKPALERPATTEDAAELVAAGVGLLVVPQSLARLHHRKELTYRPFPPAPTSQVALSWPAEETTDLMEQFIGIVRGRTVNSSRGSQPEPAKAKRAEPRKPAAGASRQRSAGAARGGGRGKPRRRG encoded by the coding sequence GTGACTGCACCTGCGTCGTTCCGGCTCGCCTACGTGCCGGGGGTGACTCCCGCCAAGTGGGTGCGCACGTGGCAGGAGCGGATGCCCTCCGTCCCGCTGACCCTCGTCCGGGTGACGGCCGCTGCCGCCGAGGACGCCGTCCGTGCCCGTGACGCCGACGCCGTGCTGCTCCGGCTGCCCGTCGACCGCACCGGCCTGCACGCCATACCTCTCTATACGGAGACCACCGTCGTGGTCGTCCCCAAGGACCACTTCCTGGCCGCCGCCGACGAGCTCACCGCCGCCGACCTGGCCGACGACGTCGTGCTCCATCCGCTCGACGACGTCCTGGAGTGGACCGAGCCCCTCCCCGGCAAGCCCGCCCTCGAACGCCCGGCCACCACCGAGGACGCCGCCGAGCTGGTCGCCGCCGGGGTCGGGCTGCTGGTCGTGCCCCAGTCGCTGGCCCGGCTGCACCACCGCAAGGAGCTCACCTACCGCCCGTTCCCGCCGGCCCCGACCTCGCAGGTGGCGCTGTCGTGGCCGGCGGAGGAGACCACGGACCTGATGGAGCAGTTCATCGGCATCGTGCGAGGTCGGACGGTGAACAGCAGTCGCGGGAGCCAGCCGGAACCGGCCAAGGCCAAGCGCGCCGAGCCGCGGAAGCCGGCGGCCGGCGCGAGTCGGCAGCGGAGCGCAGGCGCCGCGCGAGGTGGCGGGCGAGGAAAGCCGCGCCGCCGCGGCTGA
- a CDS encoding NAD(P)/FAD-dependent oxidoreductase, which produces MRTAAVVGASLAGLSTARALRQQGFDGRLVIVGDEPHRPYDRPPLSKEFLAGKSSDIGLRTPDDEALDFDWRLGTRALSLHPRDRSLQLSNGQTLRCDGVVIATGARARWLPGTEGVNGVHVLRTLDDAIRLRSELVPGAQLVVVGAGFIGAEVASTARYLGADVTVIETESVPLARQLGSEMGLVCAGLHADHGVRLITDVPVKRILGASRVRCVELADGRQIPADVVVVGIGATPNFEWLAGSGLQLADGVVTDAACATGLPEVVAVGDVAASYSVYLHDRHRAEHWTNALEQPLTAAATLLGEPRPHLSAPYFWSDQYGVRIQFAGRRREGDTVRVIEGNTDQRSFLAVYERGDLLVGVLGMNQPKLFSRWRRQLARPVLAP; this is translated from the coding sequence ATGCGCACGGCGGCGGTGGTCGGCGCCTCCCTGGCCGGTCTGTCCACGGCCCGCGCCCTGCGCCAGCAGGGCTTCGACGGCCGCCTGGTCATCGTGGGCGACGAGCCGCACCGGCCGTACGACCGGCCACCGCTGTCCAAGGAGTTCCTGGCCGGCAAGAGCTCGGACATCGGCCTGCGCACGCCGGACGACGAGGCGCTGGACTTCGACTGGCGGTTGGGCACGCGGGCGCTGAGCCTGCACCCGCGCGACCGGTCCCTGCAGCTGTCGAACGGCCAGACGCTGCGCTGCGACGGCGTGGTCATCGCGACGGGTGCCCGGGCGCGGTGGCTGCCGGGCACCGAGGGCGTCAACGGCGTCCACGTCCTGCGGACGTTGGACGACGCGATCCGGCTGCGCAGCGAACTCGTGCCGGGTGCCCAACTCGTGGTCGTCGGGGCCGGCTTCATCGGCGCCGAGGTGGCGTCGACCGCCCGCTACCTGGGCGCGGACGTCACGGTCATCGAGACGGAATCCGTGCCGCTGGCCCGCCAGCTCGGGTCGGAGATGGGTCTGGTCTGCGCCGGCCTGCACGCCGACCACGGCGTCCGCCTGATCACCGACGTCCCGGTGAAGCGCATCCTCGGGGCGAGCCGGGTCCGCTGCGTGGAGCTGGCCGACGGCCGGCAGATCCCGGCGGACGTGGTGGTCGTCGGCATCGGGGCGACGCCGAACTTCGAGTGGCTTGCCGGCTCGGGGCTGCAGCTGGCCGACGGCGTCGTCACGGATGCGGCCTGCGCGACCGGGTTGCCCGAGGTGGTGGCGGTGGGCGACGTCGCCGCGTCGTACAGCGTGTACCTGCACGACCGGCATCGCGCCGAGCACTGGACCAACGCCCTGGAGCAGCCTCTCACGGCGGCGGCGACGCTGCTGGGCGAGCCGCGGCCGCACCTCTCCGCGCCGTATTTCTGGTCAGACCAGTACGGGGTTCGCATCCAGTTCGCCGGTCGCCGGAGGGAGGGGGACACCGTCCGGGTGATCGAGGGCAACACCGACCAACGCAGCTTCCTCGCCGTCTACGAACGTGGTGATCTGCTGGTCGGGGTGCTCGGCATGAACCAGCCGAAGTTGTTCTCCCGGTGGCGACGGCAGCTGGCCAGGCCGGTGCTGGCCCCTTGA
- a CDS encoding SDR family oxidoreductase, producing MIVVTGATGALGRLVLAGLPAADTVGLVRDPAKAADLGVPVRVGSYDDPASLAGAFDGADKVLFISGSEVGKRVDQHRAVVDAAKAAGVPHLVYTSILHADTSPLSLAAEHKATEVMIREAGIPFTFLRNSWYTEMYAPTFQQAAATGSFIGSAGEGRLATAARADYAEAAVAVLTGTGHENKIYELAGDVAWSYQDLAAAVADVTGKAVEYRNLSSAEHRAALTEAGLPPHVVDLLVEVDGNLAGGALVDGSGDLSRLIGHPTTPLTSSIAATLGR from the coding sequence ATGATTGTCGTGACCGGCGCCACCGGCGCCCTCGGCCGTCTCGTTCTCGCTGGTCTGCCCGCCGCCGACACCGTGGGGCTGGTCCGCGACCCGGCCAAGGCCGCCGACCTCGGCGTGCCGGTGCGGGTCGGCAGCTACGACGACCCGGCCAGCCTGGCCGGCGCGTTCGACGGCGCCGACAAGGTGCTGTTCATCTCCGGCAGCGAGGTCGGCAAGCGCGTCGACCAGCACCGCGCCGTCGTGGACGCGGCCAAGGCCGCCGGCGTGCCGCACCTCGTGTACACCAGCATCCTGCACGCCGACACCAGCCCGCTGAGCCTCGCCGCCGAGCACAAGGCCACCGAGGTGATGATCCGCGAGGCCGGCATCCCGTTCACCTTCCTGCGCAACAGCTGGTACACGGAGATGTACGCGCCGACCTTCCAGCAGGCCGCGGCCACCGGGTCCTTCATCGGCAGCGCCGGCGAGGGCCGGCTGGCCACCGCCGCCCGGGCCGACTACGCCGAGGCCGCCGTCGCCGTGCTGACCGGGACCGGGCACGAGAACAAGATCTACGAGCTGGCCGGCGACGTGGCGTGGAGCTACCAGGACCTGGCCGCCGCGGTCGCCGACGTGACCGGCAAGGCCGTCGAGTACCGGAACTTGAGCTCGGCCGAGCACCGCGCCGCCCTGACCGAGGCCGGCCTGCCGCCGCACGTGGTGGACCTGCTCGTCGAGGTCGACGGCAACCTGGCCGGCGGGGCGCTGGTCGACGGCTCCGGCGACCTGTCGCGGCTGATCGGGCACCCGACCACGCCGCTGACGTCCTCGATCGCCGCCACTCTCGGCCGCTGA
- a CDS encoding winged helix-turn-helix transcriptional regulator produces the protein MSGSDFEEHGRVLFDVFARNCSSRATLEHVTGRWGILALAALRDGTMRFNALRRRVDGVSEKMLAQTLQALERDGFVRRDAQATIPPRVDYSLTPLGEATAKRLFELIEFVEDHMLEVTANQARYDAEK, from the coding sequence ATGAGCGGGTCCGACTTCGAGGAGCACGGCCGCGTCCTGTTCGACGTGTTCGCCCGCAACTGCTCGTCCCGGGCGACTCTGGAGCACGTCACCGGGCGGTGGGGAATCCTGGCGCTGGCCGCGCTGCGCGACGGCACGATGCGGTTCAACGCGCTGCGCAGGCGCGTGGACGGGGTCAGCGAGAAGATGCTCGCCCAGACCCTGCAGGCGCTGGAGCGGGACGGCTTCGTTCGCCGCGACGCGCAGGCGACGATCCCGCCGCGGGTGGACTACAGCCTCACGCCGCTGGGTGAGGCGACCGCGAAGCGGCTGTTCGAGCTGATCGAGTTCGTCGAGGACCACATGCTGGAGGTCACCGCGAACCAGGCTCGGTACGACGCTGAGAAATAG
- a CDS encoding bifunctional 3-phenylpropionate/cinnamic acid dioxygenase ferredoxin subunit, which produces MIEVCRVAELPPGEAVRVATVDPPIAVFHTEGGELYAVDDTCTHQDASLADGWLEGCTVECPLHASCFDLRTGQPSGPPATKPIRTYPVIVEDGVIRVAYSEVAC; this is translated from the coding sequence GTGATCGAGGTGTGCAGAGTCGCCGAACTGCCGCCGGGGGAGGCGGTCAGAGTCGCGACCGTCGACCCGCCCATCGCCGTCTTCCATACGGAAGGCGGCGAACTGTATGCAGTCGACGACACCTGCACGCACCAGGACGCCTCGCTGGCGGACGGCTGGCTGGAAGGCTGCACGGTGGAGTGCCCGCTGCACGCCTCCTGCTTCGACCTCCGCACGGGCCAGCCGAGCGGCCCGCCGGCGACGAAGCCGATCCGCACCTACCCGGTGATCGTCGAGGACGGCGTTATCCGGGTGGCCTACAGCGAAGTGGCCTGCTGA